A DNA window from Thermosynechococcaceae cyanobacterium Okahandja contains the following coding sequences:
- a CDS encoding NADAR family protein, whose translation MLTETIRSRDDLVRAIRSGRRPELFLFWGHKPLPNGIIGKSCLSQWWPARFCVEGVTYPTAEHFMMAEKARLFGDESTRARILTTRHPKTAKELGREVRHFKQDVWHKERFHIVVRGNLAKFEQNRDLGDYLLSTGDKVLVEASPYDDIWGIGLAADDQRAKNPAQWRGLNLLGFALMEVRQILRTGGSDSQT comes from the coding sequence ATGCTAACAGAGACCATCAGAAGTCGTGATGACTTAGTACGTGCCATACGTAGTGGCCGACGGCCAGAACTGTTCCTTTTTTGGGGGCACAAGCCACTGCCGAACGGTATCATCGGTAAATCCTGCCTGTCCCAGTGGTGGCCTGCCCGCTTCTGCGTTGAGGGTGTGACTTACCCAACGGCAGAGCATTTTATGATGGCAGAGAAAGCTCGCCTTTTTGGCGATGAGAGTACGCGGGCAAGAATTCTGACCACCAGACATCCCAAAACCGCAAAGGAACTGGGTCGGGAAGTTAGGCACTTTAAGCAGGATGTGTGGCACAAGGAACGCTTCCACATTGTGGTTAGGGGCAATTTGGCAAAGTTTGAGCAGAACCGTGACCTTGGCGACTACCTGCTGAGCACGGGGGATAAGGTGTTGGTGGAAGCAAGCCCCTACGACGACATTTGGGGCATTGGCTTGGCTGCCGACGATCAGCGAGCCAAGAATCCAGCCCAATGGCGGGGCTTAAATTTATTGGGCTTTGCCTTAATGGAGGTGCGCCAGATACTTCGCACGGGCGGCTCTGATTCCCAAACCTAA
- a CDS encoding ABC transporter ATP-binding protein — translation MVVEASADRPAVVVVENLQKSYRTGFWLRTVVTPLKSVSLQVQQGETFGLLGPNGAGKTTLLKTLLGLVQPSAGQGLLLGKPLGDRAVRQQIGYLPENPYFYDYLTGWEFLEFTAGLFGLSKAQRQERIPLLLEMVGLNLKDARKKQMRRYSKGMVQRVGLAQALINDPAVVFLDEPMSGLDPLGRYQIREIILSLKQQGKTIFFNSHVLADVEAICDRIGILAQGELICIGSVNELLGSSEAYHVVGSGGHIDGLQEWLHPLDIQGDRWQGVIKIPPQRFLTLVTEMGGQILQLRLARPTLEEFFVDQLRQRGIYVTH, via the coding sequence ATGGTGGTTGAAGCCAGCGCCGATCGCCCCGCCGTTGTGGTGGTCGAAAATCTGCAGAAATCCTATCGCACCGGATTTTGGCTGCGGACGGTGGTCACGCCCCTGAAATCAGTGTCGCTACAGGTACAGCAAGGGGAAACCTTTGGCCTGCTCGGGCCGAATGGAGCTGGTAAAACAACGCTCCTGAAAACCCTGTTGGGGCTGGTGCAACCCAGTGCGGGTCAGGGGTTACTGTTGGGCAAACCCTTGGGCGATCGCGCCGTGCGCCAGCAGATTGGCTACCTACCGGAAAACCCCTACTTTTACGACTATTTGACGGGCTGGGAATTCTTGGAGTTTACCGCCGGTCTGTTTGGCCTGAGTAAAGCTCAACGCCAAGAGCGAATTCCCCTGCTGCTAGAAATGGTGGGCTTAAACCTGAAGGATGCCCGCAAAAAGCAAATGCGCCGCTACTCGAAGGGGATGGTGCAGCGGGTGGGTCTGGCCCAAGCCCTCATTAACGATCCGGCAGTGGTCTTTCTGGATGAACCCATGTCCGGCTTGGATCCCCTTGGCCGCTATCAAATTCGTGAGATTATCCTCTCCCTGAAACAACAGGGCAAAACCATCTTTTTTAATAGCCATGTCTTGGCGGATGTGGAGGCCATCTGCGATCGCATCGGTATTTTGGCGCAGGGGGAACTGATTTGTATTGGTAGTGTTAACGAACTGCTCGGCAGCAGCGAAGCCTATCATGTGGTGGGCAGCGGCGGTCATATCGACGGCCTACAGGAGTGGCTGCATCCGCTGGACATCCAGGGCGATCGCTGGCAAGGGGTCATCAAGATTCCACCCCAGCGCTTTCTTACCCTTGTAACAGAAATGGGGGGGCAAATTTTACAGTTGCGCCTCGCCCGCCCCACCCTCGAAGAATTTTTTGTGGATCAACTGCGGCAGCGGGGCATTTACGTGACCCACTAG
- a CDS encoding transposase: MVTRRQTFRLYPNKAQEKALFAARRLHCYLYNACISHRQFEYKRHRKLISYFDQQNLLPAFKAEWEEFAMLHSQALQSTVKRVDLAYQSFFKGLHGKPKFKSIRNYSGWGYPAKSGWKVDSTGKHGTVKLNDLGITVKMRGKAKHWGTPTTLTIVYKPSKRQWFASFTVEVATPAPKFGSESELSYQSIVAYDLGTETALTWFDGSNFEEIENPRFTHKNEEQVRKVAKQKRRKRAPKKGVKASRRWRKINKRESNLKAKVARQRRDWQHKVTSEIARRYDIGVTEKLNTKGMTRAAKKGSKRRKQKAGLNKSILSVGFGILNRMISYKIEQKGGLVLQLPTREIKPSQRCPKCGAIHKEWAELGNRYHVCSDCGFEVSRDKGAAMVMYNVATNQQLGVGTTLVSLGCLSSTSETRKHTGSMKQLGQKKRRKSSATVESGVLETPSACAVG; this comes from the coding sequence GTGGTAACGAGAAGACAGACATTTCGACTGTATCCAAACAAGGCGCAAGAAAAAGCCTTGTTTGCGGCACGTCGTTTGCACTGTTATCTCTACAATGCTTGTATCTCGCATCGTCAATTCGAGTATAAGCGCCATCGCAAGTTGATTAGCTACTTTGACCAGCAAAATCTCCTACCCGCGTTCAAGGCGGAATGGGAAGAATTTGCAATGCTGCACTCGCAAGCACTGCAATCAACAGTGAAACGAGTTGATTTGGCATACCAGTCATTCTTCAAGGGATTGCACGGTAAGCCGAAATTCAAATCGATTCGCAATTACTCAGGATGGGGGTATCCTGCAAAGTCTGGATGGAAAGTTGACAGCACTGGCAAGCATGGAACGGTGAAGCTGAATGATTTGGGTATCACCGTCAAGATGCGCGGAAAGGCAAAACATTGGGGGACTCCAACGACCCTCACCATTGTTTACAAGCCGTCTAAGCGCCAGTGGTTTGCATCCTTCACTGTTGAGGTTGCCACCCCCGCACCGAAGTTTGGCTCTGAGTCTGAACTGTCGTATCAGTCGATTGTGGCCTATGACTTGGGGACTGAAACGGCTCTGACGTGGTTTGATGGGTCTAACTTTGAGGAAATCGAAAATCCTCGTTTCACCCATAAAAATGAAGAGCAAGTTCGCAAAGTTGCCAAACAAAAACGACGGAAACGCGCCCCAAAGAAAGGGGTCAAGGCTTCCCGTCGTTGGCGGAAAATCAACAAACGGGAATCTAATCTAAAAGCTAAGGTTGCACGTCAGCGTAGAGACTGGCAACACAAAGTCACTTCAGAGATTGCACGTCGTTATGACATCGGAGTGACTGAAAAGCTGAATACGAAAGGGATGACCCGTGCTGCAAAGAAAGGAAGCAAGCGGAGGAAGCAAAAGGCAGGACTCAACAAATCGATTCTCTCGGTCGGTTTTGGGATTCTCAACAGGATGATCTCGTACAAGATCGAGCAGAAAGGGGGGTTGGTGCTGCAGCTTCCAACACGGGAAATCAAACCATCGCAGCGTTGTCCTAAGTGTGGAGCAATTCACAAAGAATGGGCTGAACTTGGGAATCGTTACCACGTTTGTTCTGACTGTGGTTTTGAGGTTTCCAGAGACAAGGGAGCTGCGATGGTGATGTACAACGTTGCAACGAATCAGCAACTGGGGGTTGGAACGACCCTCGTTAGTCTTGGATGTCTTAGCTCTACTTCAGAGACTCGTAAGCATACGGGTTCGATGAAGCAACTAGGGCAGAAGAAGAGACGGAAATCCTCTGCTACGGTGGAATCTGGGGTCTTAGAAACCCCATCTGCCTGTGCGGTGGGGTAG
- a CDS encoding endo-1,4-beta-xylanase: MFKGLRYLLLLCLSAALVFACAPRSVTAPTDGLTAQIPLLRQGPLTVIVQNAQGQPIANANLTLTQQSHAFPFGVALDTAMFEPSPPAAATWYRNIARQNFNAAVHENALKWYALEPEPGKLDFTMADRILAWSEAQGWPMRGHTLFWEVEQFNPEWLKTLPPEQLRAAVKNHAIAVCRHYRGRINEFDVNNEMLHGNFFRSRLGDGIVKEMFEWCLEGNPDAVLYVNDYGIIEGDRLGDYVQQIRNLLAQGVPLGGIGIQAHLEYPLDTAKMQRALDTLAQFSLPLKITEVSVSLADEQQQAQTLRDIYRIAFAHPAVKEILLWGFWEGNHWRPQAGLYRRDFSPKPAADAYRQLLFQEWWTTSSGKTNPEGRWQIRGYPGRYRLRVTANGQTINRDFELAELGTTVTVQVP; the protein is encoded by the coding sequence GTGTTCAAGGGTCTGCGCTATTTGCTGCTACTGTGCCTGAGTGCCGCGCTGGTGTTTGCCTGTGCCCCCCGATCCGTAACCGCTCCAACGGATGGGTTAACCGCCCAAATTCCACTCCTGCGACAGGGACCCCTGACGGTTATTGTCCAGAATGCCCAAGGACAGCCGATTGCCAATGCCAACCTCACCCTGACGCAACAAAGCCATGCCTTCCCCTTTGGTGTGGCCTTAGATACCGCCATGTTCGAGCCATCGCCCCCCGCTGCCGCCACATGGTACCGGAACATCGCCCGCCAAAACTTTAATGCGGCCGTTCATGAAAATGCCCTGAAGTGGTATGCCCTTGAACCTGAGCCGGGCAAGCTCGACTTTACAATGGCCGATCGCATCCTCGCCTGGAGTGAGGCCCAAGGCTGGCCGATGCGCGGACATACCCTCTTTTGGGAAGTGGAGCAGTTTAACCCCGAATGGCTAAAAACCCTACCGCCCGAGCAACTGCGCGCTGCCGTCAAGAACCACGCGATCGCCGTGTGCCGCCATTACCGTGGCCGAATCAATGAATTTGATGTCAATAACGAAATGCTCCACGGTAACTTTTTCCGCAGCCGCTTGGGGGATGGCATTGTCAAGGAGATGTTTGAGTGGTGTTTAGAGGGGAACCCTGATGCGGTTCTCTACGTGAACGACTACGGCATTATCGAGGGCGATCGCCTCGGGGACTATGTCCAGCAGATTCGCAATTTACTGGCTCAGGGGGTACCCCTTGGAGGCATTGGCATTCAAGCGCATTTGGAATACCCCCTTGACACCGCCAAAATGCAGCGCGCCCTAGATACCCTAGCCCAATTTAGCCTGCCCCTAAAAATCACAGAAGTGAGCGTTAGCTTGGCCGACGAGCAGCAGCAGGCGCAGACCCTACGGGACATCTACCGCATTGCCTTTGCCCACCCGGCCGTCAAAGAAATCCTCCTCTGGGGGTTTTGGGAAGGCAACCATTGGCGGCCACAAGCGGGGTTGTACCGCCGTGACTTTTCGCCCAAACCCGCCGCCGATGCCTATCGCCAACTCCTCTTTCAAGAGTGGTGGACTACCAGCAGCGGCAAAACCAATCCAGAAGGACGCTGGCAAATCCGTGGCTATCCTGGGCGCTATCGCCTGAGGGTAACGGCCAACGGCCAAACCATCAACCGCGATTTTGAGCTAGCGGAACTCGGCACAACAGTGACCGTTCAAGTCCCCTGA
- the ppsA gene encoding phosphoenolpyruvate synthase: MTQSISRPTTTTADRETALVLELNSLSLKDLPLVGGKNSSLGEMLQQLTPKGINVPDGFATTAYAYRYFIQAGNLDQQLRRLLEGLDVEDVSELHRVGQAIRSLILHTPFPQELTDAIANAYQKMCDRYGANTDVAVRSSATAEDLPDASFAGQQETYLNVHGLKGVLDACHRCFASLFTDRAISYRQIKGFDHFNVALSVGVQKMVRSDLACSGVMFSIDTETGFKDTALITAAYGLGENVVQGAVNPDEYLVFKPTLKAGYKPILKKALGTKEIRMVYDLGGTKLTRNEPVPDTLRKQFALTDAEILTLGRWACTIEEHYSTLRGAYTPMDIEWAKDGITGELFIVQARPETVQSQKAGNVLRSYHLEQKGTVLATGRAVGEMIGQGRARVIRNVANIDQFQAGEVLVTHRTDPDWEPIMKKASAIVTDQGGRTCHAAIIAREMGIPAIVGCGNATEAIPNGVEVTVSCAEGEEGHIYSGLLPFHVEEVALANLPRTRTQILMNVGNPEEAFSLAAIPNDGVGLARMEFIIANHIQAHPLALLHYDELEDEVAKLKIAELTQQYSNKAEFFVDKLAQGIGAIAAAFYPKPVVVRMSDFKSNEYANLLGGRQFEPHEENPMIGWRGASRYYDPKYAEGFALECQAMKRVRDEMGLTNVILMIPFCRTPDEGRRVLAEMAKHGLQQGENGLQVYVMCELPSNVVLADAFADVFDGFSIGSNDLTQLTLGLDRDSALVAHLFDERNEAVKRMVAQAIQTAKAKGRKIGICGQAPSDYPEFARFLVSLGIDSISLNPDSVLKTLLQIAEAEAQG, from the coding sequence ATGACTCAATCTATCTCCAGACCAACAACGACAACAGCGGATCGCGAGACGGCGTTGGTTCTAGAACTGAACTCCCTAAGCTTAAAAGATCTGCCATTGGTGGGGGGCAAAAACTCTTCCCTTGGGGAAATGCTGCAACAGCTAACGCCAAAGGGAATTAATGTGCCGGATGGCTTTGCAACCACCGCCTACGCCTATCGTTACTTTATTCAAGCCGGTAACCTTGATCAGCAACTCCGCCGTCTGTTGGAGGGGCTAGATGTTGAAGATGTCAGTGAACTTCATCGGGTGGGTCAAGCGATTCGCTCGCTGATTCTGCACACGCCATTTCCACAAGAGTTAACGGATGCGATCGCCAATGCCTACCAAAAGATGTGCGATCGCTACGGTGCCAATACCGATGTGGCGGTGCGCTCTAGTGCCACTGCCGAAGACCTGCCCGATGCCAGTTTTGCCGGTCAGCAGGAAACGTACCTGAACGTGCATGGCCTCAAGGGTGTTCTCGATGCTTGCCATCGCTGCTTTGCCTCCCTGTTTACCGATCGCGCCATCTCTTACCGCCAGATTAAGGGCTTTGATCACTTTAATGTGGCCCTCTCGGTGGGGGTACAAAAAATGGTGCGCTCGGATTTGGCCTGCTCGGGGGTGATGTTCTCCATTGATACGGAAACCGGGTTTAAGGATACGGCCTTAATTACTGCGGCCTACGGCTTGGGCGAAAACGTGGTTCAGGGTGCGGTTAACCCGGATGAGTACCTCGTCTTTAAGCCCACCTTAAAGGCAGGGTATAAACCCATCCTCAAAAAAGCCTTGGGAACCAAGGAAATTCGCATGGTCTATGATCTGGGGGGCACAAAGCTCACCCGCAACGAGCCGGTGCCGGACACCCTGCGCAAGCAGTTTGCCCTCACGGACGCAGAAATTCTCACCTTGGGTCGCTGGGCCTGCACAATTGAGGAGCACTACTCGACTCTGCGGGGGGCCTATACCCCCATGGACATTGAGTGGGCTAAAGATGGTATCACTGGCGAGCTATTTATTGTCCAGGCGCGCCCGGAAACGGTGCAATCCCAAAAAGCGGGGAATGTGCTGCGCAGTTACCACCTTGAACAAAAAGGAACGGTACTGGCCACAGGTCGCGCCGTGGGTGAAATGATTGGTCAAGGGCGAGCACGGGTGATCCGCAATGTGGCCAACATTGATCAGTTCCAAGCTGGGGAAGTGCTGGTGACCCACCGCACCGATCCCGACTGGGAGCCAATCATGAAAAAAGCCAGCGCCATCGTCACCGATCAGGGGGGGCGCACCTGCCATGCGGCCATTATTGCGCGGGAAATGGGGATTCCGGCCATTGTCGGCTGTGGCAATGCCACCGAGGCCATCCCCAACGGCGTAGAGGTGACCGTCTCCTGTGCGGAAGGGGAGGAAGGTCACATTTACAGTGGACTACTGCCGTTCCATGTGGAGGAGGTGGCCCTAGCCAACTTACCGCGCACCCGCACCCAAATTCTCATGAATGTGGGCAACCCGGAGGAAGCCTTTAGCTTGGCCGCGATTCCCAACGATGGCGTGGGGTTAGCGCGGATGGAGTTTATTATTGCCAACCACATTCAAGCCCACCCCTTAGCGCTGCTGCACTACGACGAGCTAGAGGATGAGGTGGCGAAGCTAAAAATTGCCGAACTGACCCAGCAGTACAGCAATAAGGCCGAGTTCTTTGTAGATAAGCTAGCGCAAGGGATTGGGGCGATCGCCGCCGCCTTTTACCCCAAACCGGTGGTGGTGCGGATGTCGGACTTCAAGAGTAACGAGTACGCCAACCTTTTGGGCGGTCGCCAATTTGAACCCCACGAAGAAAACCCCATGATTGGCTGGCGCGGTGCCTCGCGCTACTACGATCCTAAGTATGCTGAAGGCTTTGCCCTTGAGTGCCAAGCCATGAAGCGGGTGCGGGATGAGATGGGTCTTACCAATGTCATCCTGATGATCCCCTTCTGTCGCACCCCAGACGAAGGACGGCGGGTACTCGCAGAAATGGCCAAACACGGCCTCCAGCAAGGGGAAAATGGCCTACAGGTCTATGTGATGTGCGAACTCCCCAGTAACGTGGTGCTAGCGGATGCCTTTGCCGATGTCTTTGATGGCTTCTCCATTGGCTCGAATGACCTCACCCAGTTAACGTTGGGCTTAGACCGCGACTCTGCCTTGGTGGCGCACCTGTTTGATGAGCGCAATGAGGCCGTGAAGCGGATGGTGGCGCAAGCCATTCAAACCGCCAAGGCGAAAGGGCGCAAAATTGGCATCTGTGGCCAAGCCCCCAGTGACTATCCTGAGTTTGCGCGGTTCCTTGTCAGCCTCGGGATTGACTCGATTAGCCTTAACCCTGACTCGGTGCTGAAAACCTTACTACAGATTGCTGAGGCGGAAGCTCAAGGCTAA
- a CDS encoding HEAT repeat domain-containing protein, whose product MDTTGIQQLLTSADAGDRLQGLNQLRSLDPQMAFPLIEPLIQDQNARIRYAAVSQVATLGRVNLPQAQELLRDRLLNDSETDVRAAAADAMAALQVPFALEDLETAYRSTEDWLLQFSIIAALGALANPAAVSLLKEALNSPQELVMLAAIGSLGELRQPDTVALLRPFVDYPDWQVRHRLAIALGQIGTPEAKELLEQLQTDSAQAVAAAAQTSLAQWS is encoded by the coding sequence GTGGATACAACCGGGATTCAGCAGCTCTTAACATCGGCGGATGCCGGCGATCGCCTACAGGGGCTGAACCAATTGCGCTCCCTTGATCCCCAGATGGCTTTTCCCCTCATTGAGCCGCTGATTCAGGATCAAAATGCGCGGATTCGCTACGCAGCAGTCAGCCAAGTAGCCACCCTTGGCCGGGTCAACCTCCCCCAAGCGCAGGAGCTATTGCGCGATCGCCTCCTCAACGATAGCGAAACGGACGTGCGTGCTGCTGCTGCCGATGCCATGGCGGCACTACAAGTACCCTTTGCCCTCGAAGACCTCGAGACCGCCTACCGCAGTACCGAGGACTGGCTGCTACAGTTTAGTATCATTGCTGCCCTTGGTGCGTTGGCTAACCCCGCCGCCGTCAGCCTCCTCAAAGAGGCTCTCAATAGCCCTCAAGAACTGGTGATGCTGGCGGCCATTGGCTCCCTAGGGGAACTCAGGCAACCGGATACGGTGGCTCTGCTGCGTCCCTTTGTGGACTATCCCGATTGGCAGGTGCGGCACCGGCTGGCGATCGCCCTAGGGCAGATTGGCACCCCTGAGGCCAAGGAACTGCTGGAGCAACTGCAAACTGATAGTGCCCAAGCGGTGGCAGCGGCGGCCCAAACCAGTCTGGCGCAGTGGAGTTAA
- a CDS encoding fatty acid desaturase: MITEAAAIPATVPKEFLGPPVGFNPTLVMFFAAFAIAILSTWGYFQWHWPGWVSFGANMLALHLMGTVIHDASHNVAHSNRIVNAIMGHGSALLLGFVFPVFTRVHMQHHANVNDPDNDPDHYVSKGGPLWLIAPRFFYHEIFFFKRQLWRKYELLEWAISRLVLIGIVIFAATHGYLDYVLNYWFLPAGVVGLMLGLFFDYLPHRPHTERDRWHNARVYPSPILNLLILGQNYHLIHHLWPNIPWYKVQPAYHAVKPLLDAHGCKQTLGILEPGNFLPFLYDALVGLHFHRSAAPTESKTPPAA; this comes from the coding sequence ATGATCACGGAGGCCGCAGCGATCCCGGCAACGGTTCCCAAGGAGTTTTTGGGGCCGCCGGTGGGGTTCAATCCAACCTTAGTCATGTTTTTTGCCGCATTTGCGATCGCGATTCTTTCAACGTGGGGCTACTTCCAATGGCACTGGCCGGGTTGGGTATCCTTTGGTGCCAATATGCTGGCGCTGCACCTAATGGGAACGGTGATTCACGATGCCTCCCACAATGTTGCCCACAGCAATCGTATAGTTAATGCCATTATGGGGCACGGCAGTGCGCTACTTCTTGGCTTTGTCTTTCCGGTGTTTACGCGGGTGCACATGCAACACCACGCTAACGTCAATGATCCCGATAACGACCCGGATCACTACGTCTCGAAGGGTGGGCCGCTGTGGTTGATTGCCCCTCGATTTTTTTACCATGAAATTTTCTTTTTCAAGCGGCAACTCTGGCGCAAGTACGAACTCCTTGAGTGGGCCATTAGCCGTCTTGTGTTAATTGGCATTGTGATCTTTGCGGCCACCCACGGCTACCTTGACTACGTGCTGAACTATTGGTTTTTGCCTGCGGGGGTGGTGGGGTTGATGCTGGGACTCTTTTTTGACTATTTGCCGCACCGTCCTCACACCGAGCGCGATCGCTGGCACAATGCCCGCGTCTATCCCAGTCCCATTTTGAACCTGCTGATCTTGGGGCAGAACTACCACCTGATCCATCACCTGTGGCCCAACATCCCTTGGTATAAGGTGCAACCCGCCTACCACGCGGTCAAGCCCCTGCTCGATGCCCACGGTTGTAAACAAACCCTTGGTATATTGGAACCGGGGAACTTCCTGCCCTTTTTGTACGATGCCTTAGTGGGGCTGCACTTTCATCGGTCTGCCGCCCCTACCGAGTCTAAGACACCTCCTGCCGCTTGA
- the ribH gene encoding 6,7-dimethyl-8-ribityllumazine synthase codes for MAVFEGTYQVLGSPRFAIVISRFNDLITTKLLEGCQDCLRRHGVDPNPDGVQVDYAWVPGSFEIPLVAAQLAASRRYAAIICLGAIIRGQTPHFDYVAAEVTKGIATAAMQTGVPIVYGILTTDTMQQALERAGIKSNKGWEYALNALEMANLLQALKLPPGIESAQLRPGATLIEDSWPPPSTSL; via the coding sequence ATGGCTGTTTTTGAAGGCACCTATCAAGTTCTTGGCTCACCGCGATTTGCCATTGTCATTTCCCGCTTTAATGACTTGATTACCACCAAGCTCCTAGAAGGGTGCCAAGATTGTCTGCGCCGCCATGGGGTTGATCCCAATCCCGACGGGGTTCAGGTGGACTATGCATGGGTGCCCGGTAGCTTTGAAATTCCCCTTGTGGCAGCACAACTGGCCGCGAGTCGGCGCTACGCGGCGATCATCTGCTTGGGGGCGATCATCCGCGGTCAAACCCCCCACTTCGACTATGTTGCTGCCGAAGTCACCAAAGGCATTGCCACCGCCGCAATGCAAACCGGAGTTCCCATTGTCTATGGCATCCTCACCACGGATACGATGCAACAGGCGCTCGAACGGGCTGGCATTAAAAGTAATAAAGGCTGGGAGTACGCCCTCAATGCTCTAGAAATGGCCAACCTGCTCCAGGCCCTCAAACTGCCCCCGGGGATCGAATCAGCCCAATTACGCCCGGGTGCCACCCTCATCGAAGATTCATGGCCCCCGCCCAGCACCTCCCTGTAA
- the tnpA gene encoding IS200/IS605 family transposase, whose protein sequence is MTQLRKGSHVVFRIHLHIVFVTKYRREVLTQPMLEAMKPVLERVLSANQSSLVEFNGEPDHVHLLIDLHPDNNISDLIASLKSTSSRILRQQFKEEIDKVYWGKAKRWHDSKCIISCGGAPLETVKEYIQSQSGGRACALSLSIPTV, encoded by the coding sequence ATGACTCAGCTTAGAAAAGGTTCTCACGTTGTTTTCAGGATTCACTTGCATATCGTATTTGTTACAAAATACAGGCGTGAAGTGCTGACCCAACCCATGCTTGAAGCGATGAAACCGGTTCTGGAACGGGTGTTGTCTGCAAATCAAAGTTCTCTAGTCGAGTTTAATGGTGAACCGGATCATGTTCATCTCCTAATTGATTTACACCCAGATAATAATATTTCTGATCTGATAGCGTCACTCAAATCCACATCTAGTCGAATTCTCAGGCAACAGTTCAAGGAAGAAATCGATAAAGTCTATTGGGGAAAAGCAAAACGCTGGCATGATTCTAAGTGCATCATTTCTTGTGGAGGCGCGCCGCTAGAGACTGTCAAAGAGTATATTCAAAGTCAATCCGGTGGGAGAGCTTGCGCCCTGTCGCTATCCATCCCCACCGTGTAG
- the cbiD gene encoding cobalt-precorrin-5B (C(1))-methyltransferase CbiD, with protein MAPPEGYTLPVFAAAAAVAALRCLSEGTCPTAVTLALLNPNRCQTIPIAEGACLDSHQALAITYSQPSDALDITRHTPVWAWVRWADASTCPRIQVEGGVGIGRHQTTGEAAIYRYARLLLTTNLELYCPRDRAVRVTIILPQGVQLAERTSNAAFGVVEGLSLLGTSAIAQPLTAPEQLAQYRAELATKAAQSSTLVFCIGENGLQVAHALGIPPQLCVKTANWLGPMLVAAAEHSLHALLLLGYHGKLIKLAAGIFHTHHHLADARQEVFVAFCALAGITGPLLDELWRSPTLEAACQILAAREPAQLASILSHIANRIEERTLEYIHRHCPAPVGRSMEVGAILFQRDRQIVATSPAAKRLLGILTSP; from the coding sequence TTGGCACCTCCTGAGGGCTACACCTTACCGGTTTTTGCGGCGGCAGCAGCAGTGGCCGCCTTGCGCTGCTTAAGTGAAGGCACCTGCCCAACCGCGGTAACCTTGGCACTGCTCAACCCCAATCGCTGCCAAACGATCCCTATTGCTGAAGGTGCCTGCTTAGATTCCCACCAAGCACTGGCCATTACCTATAGCCAACCCAGCGATGCCCTCGATATTACACGGCACACGCCGGTATGGGCTTGGGTGAGATGGGCAGATGCTAGCACCTGTCCCCGCATTCAGGTGGAGGGGGGGGTAGGCATTGGTCGCCACCAAACCACTGGTGAGGCGGCCATCTACCGCTATGCACGACTGCTGTTAACCACAAACCTAGAACTGTACTGCCCCCGCGATCGCGCCGTGCGGGTCACCATTATCTTGCCCCAAGGCGTACAGTTGGCGGAGCGCACCTCTAATGCGGCCTTTGGTGTGGTTGAAGGCTTATCTCTGTTGGGGACGAGTGCCATTGCCCAACCCTTGACTGCACCGGAGCAATTGGCTCAGTACCGGGCTGAACTGGCAACCAAGGCGGCTCAGTCTTCGACCCTCGTCTTCTGTATTGGCGAAAATGGCCTTCAGGTGGCGCACGCCCTTGGCATTCCGCCCCAGTTATGTGTCAAAACCGCCAATTGGTTAGGTCCCATGCTGGTTGCTGCCGCGGAACACTCTCTCCACGCCCTGCTCCTGTTGGGCTACCACGGCAAGCTGATTAAGCTGGCGGCAGGCATTTTTCACACCCATCATCACTTGGCAGATGCTCGCCAAGAAGTCTTTGTGGCGTTTTGCGCCCTTGCCGGTATCACAGGCCCGCTGCTGGATGAACTGTGGCGATCGCCCACCCTTGAAGCAGCCTGTCAGATACTTGCCGCCAGAGAACCCGCTCAGTTAGCCAGTATTTTAAGTCACATTGCCAACCGTATTGAAGAGCGCACCCTTGAGTACATTCATCGTCACTGCCCCGCGCCCGTGGGGCGATCAATGGAGGTGGGGGCCATCCTATTTCAGCGCGATCGCCAGATTGTGGCCACCAGCCCAGCCGCCAAACGGCTTTTAGGAATACTCACCAGCCCCTAA